The following are encoded in a window of Dictyostelium discoideum AX4 chromosome 6 chromosome, whole genome shotgun sequence genomic DNA:
- the uba5 gene encoding E1-like enzyme family protein has product MATPYREKIEKMSSEVIDSNPYSRLMALKKMGIVNNYENIRNLSVIIVGLGGIGSVAAEMLTRCGIGKLLLFDYDTVEIANMNRLFFRPEQSGKSKTMAAQETLSSINPDVQFESHNYNITTIDNFEHFKGRIEKGGLVEGEPVDLVLGCVDNFEARTAINQACLELGKSWMESGVSENAISGHIQLIIPGESACFQCVPPLIVASGIDERTLKREGVCAASLPTTMGIVAGMLVQNTLKYLLKFGEVSSLLGYNALLDYFPKDNMKPNPECSNSFCIIHQQKYKEFLKNNPKENLIQNNNNNNINNNEKKSTYENEWGIELIETSEDFNNNNNNNNKPSNNSFEFSYDKKPTVELNEQSTVKVNSSSNLEDLMNQLKNMK; this is encoded by the exons atggcaACGCCTTATAGAgagaaaattgaaaaaatgagTTCAGAGGTTATTGATAGTAACCCATACTCAAGATTAATGGCATTAAAGAAAATGGGTATTGTTAATAATTATGAA aatattagaAATTTATCAGTTATAATTGTTGGATTAGGCGGTATTGGTAGTGTTGCAGCAGAAATGTTAACAAGATGTGgtattggtaaattattattatttgactATGATACTGTTGAAATTGCAAATATGAAtagattattttttagaCCTGAACAATCTGGTAAGAGTAAAACTATGGCAGCACAAGAAActttatcatcaattaatcCAGATGTTCAATTTGAGTCacataattataatatcacCACCATTGATAATTTCGAGCATTTCAAAGGACGTATTGAAAAGGGTGGTTTGGTAGAAGGTGAGCCTGTGGATTTAGTATTGGGATGTGTTGATAATTTCGAAGCACGTACAGCAATAAATCAAGCATGTTTAGAATTGGGTAAAAGTTGGATGGAGAGTGGTGTATCAGAGAATGCAATCTCTGGTCATATCCAATTGATCATACCTGGTGAAAGTGCTTGTTTCCAATGTGTACCACCATTGATTGTTGCAAGTGGTATCGATGAACGTACATTAAAACGTGAGGGTGTTTGTGCAGCTTCGCTACCAACAACTATGGGTATAGTTGCAGGTATGTTGGTTCAAAATACTctcaaatatttattaaaatttggtgaAGTCTCTTCATTATTAGGTTATAATGCATTATTAGATTACTTTCCAAAAGATAACATGAAACCTAATCCAGAAtgttcaaattcattttgtattattcatcaacaaaaatataaagaatttttaaaaaataatccaaaagaaaatttaattcaaaataataataataataatattaataataatgaaaagaaatctacatatgaaaatgaatggggtattgaattaattgaaacttctgaagattttaataataataataataataataacaaaccttcaaataattcattcgAATTTTCTTATGATAAAAAACCAACTGTAGAATTAAATGAACAATCAACTGTGAAAGTAAACTCATCTTCAAATCTTGAAGatttaatgaatcaattaaaaaatatgaaataa
- a CDS encoding hssA/2C/7E family protein, with amino-acid sequence MAIFKSISSISNSTGSMGSSIGASNLNGFASNDNSISCFDGGCGGSGGSGGSGGLAGWSGLSGWGGIGGFNGSCGGSNANIINIDIDIGRRRRCC; translated from the exons ATGGCAATTTTta aatcaatttcatcaatttcaaattcaactgGTTCAATGGGAAGTTCAATTGGTGCCTCTAATCTTAATGGATTTGCtagtaatgataattcaatttcatgttttgatggtggttgtggtggtagtggtggtagtggtggtagtggtggtttaGCTGGATGGAGTGGTTTAAGTGGATGGGGTGGTATTGGTGGTTTTAATGGTAGTTGTGGCGGTTCAAACGCcaatatcattaatattgatatCGATATTGGTCGTCGTCGTAGATGTTGTTAA
- a CDS encoding hssA/2C/7E family protein, translating into MTIFNSISSISNPTRTALSSINTYNYNGSSVNDNSTAYFDNDFGGWGGLGDFGNGNGCGGGSSNVNVINLDIDFGRRRHRRCC; encoded by the exons ATGACAATTTtta attcaatttcatcaatttcaaatccaACCAGAACAGCATTAAGTTCAATCAACACCTATAATTATAATGGATCATCTgttaatgataattcaacagcatattttgataatgattttggaGGATGGGGTGGTTTAGGTGAttttggtaatggtaatggttgtGGAGGTGGTAGTTCAAATGTAAATGTTATTAACCTTGACATTGATTTTGGTCGTCGTCGTCATCGTAGATGTTGTTAA
- a CDS encoding hssA/2C/7E family protein, which yields MAIFKSISNSTGSMGSSIGFSSKDGFSSNDNSISCFDGGGGGGGLGGWGGIGGFNVGCGGSNANIINIDIDIGRRHRRCC from the exons atggcaattttta aatcaatttcaaattccaCTGGTTCAATGGGAAGTTCAATTGGTTTCTCTAGTAAAGATGGATTTTCtagtaatgataattcaatttcatgttttgatggtggtggtggtggtggtggtttagGTGGATGGGGTGGTATCGGTGGTTTTAAtgttggttgtggtggttcaAATGCAAATATCATAAACATTGATATCGATATTGGCCGTCGTCATCGTAGATGTTGTTAA
- a CDS encoding hssA/2C/7E family protein, which yields MSIYYSISSISNPTRMALSSINTYSYNGSYVNDNSTAYFDNDFGGWGGLGNFGNGNGCGGSSNVNVINLDIYIGRRHRRCC from the exons ATGTCAATTTATT attCAATTTCCTCAATTTCAAATCCAACTAGAATGGCATTAAGTTCAATCAACACATATAGTTATAATGGATCATATgttaatgataattcaacagcatattttgataatgattttggaGGATGGGGTGGTTTAGGTAATTtcggtaatggtaatggttgtggtggtagtTCAAATGTAAATGTTATTAACCTTGACATTTATATTGGTCGTCGTCATCGTAGATGTTGTTAA
- a CDS encoding hssA/2C/7E family protein gives MAIFKSISSISNLTGSMGSSIGASNLNGFASNDNSISCFDGGCGGSGGLGGWSGLSGWGGIGGFNGGCGGSNTNIINLDIDICRRRRRCC, from the exons ATGGCAATTTTta aatcaatttcatcaatttcaaatttaactgGTTCAATGGGAAGTTCAATTGGTGCCTCTAATCTTAATGGATTTGCtagtaatgataattcaatttcatgttttgatggtggttgtggtggtagtggtggtttaGGTGGATGGAGTGGTTTAAGTGGATGGGGCGGTATTGGTGGTTTTAATGGTGGTTGTGGCGGTTCAAACACAAATATCATTAACCTCGACATTGATATATGTCGCCGTCGTCGTAGATGTTGTTAA
- a CDS encoding hssA/2C/7E family protein yields MTIFNSISSISNPTRTALSSINTYNYNGSSVNDNSTAYFDNDFGGWGGLGNFCNGNGCGGGSSNVNVINLDIDIGSRRHRRCC; encoded by the exons atgacaattttta attcaatttcatcaatttcaaatccaACTAGAACAGCATTGAGTTCAATCAACACCTATAATTATAATGGATCATCTgttaatgataattcaacagcatattttgataatgattttggaGGATGGGGTGGTTTAGGTAATTTctgtaatggtaatggttgtGGAGGTGGTAGTTCAAATGTAAATGTTATTAACCTTGACATTGATATTGGTAGTCGTCGTCATCGTAGATGTTGTTAA
- the gxcKK gene encoding IQ calmodulin-binding domain-containing protein (pleckstrin homology (PH) domain-containing protein), which translates to MIFLFKTSNKYFYLLGVGGSCFLGFVFLYFLKKSYNNKNNKFIESDNNNKNNFEKEEKEMSQQLIEIRKKINDYSKLKYPTKQGILFKKSRYLKEWRNRFFVIEEDILYYFDIEKGNNSNKPIGTPLGIFNLLNCSFTLITNEKRSPLVFKIQEENGTNKDYKNCLISCESAEEFNQWFQLLPQIKQTMDRKKDLVIKLQALSRKKLQQKKYQQLKESALTIQRFYHLYEGERKLARFIFNVIKVQSYARCFIDRMRYKKIKEEIMVIQSHFQVIKAKNRLEKEFMRRRIAQELLSTEKSYVYNLKLIIDIFIRPLINFNSIEQRVLSVSEISGVFGNWERLYKINSDLLVLIQCKLDNWSIDQTIGDLFIENTDSLFEYTPYVTNYDHSRKLLAKLTSGNTNFRNFLDAAQRDKRSKYLDISSFLIQPIQRLPRYELLLRDLLKSTSTLHKDHKYLSKGIVKIKEITMYVNDQQKERENLSQVIQIQKELIMDNIKLSFSSATRLIREGEIKVSKKKTWNYMYLFNSQLVIIQKKDDKKLVKEVIQLEQLGIRDDNSSSSNTITNDSGTDLLNNSSNNLLLLSSTISSPDLSSSGTNAINTSSQALPIGTIGNKFKLIISSKTEISLYFDTPEEKNNWFADIAITLNRLETQKKNFEKSINLQTIN; encoded by the coding sequence atgatatttttatttaaaacatcaaataaatatttttatttattaggaGTGGGTGGAAGTTGTTTCCTTggttttgtatttttatattttttaaaaaagagttataataataaaaataataaatttattgaaagtgacaacaataataaaaataattttgaaaaagaagaaaaagaaatgtcacaacaattaattgaaattagaaaaaagataaatgaTTATAGTAAACTTAAATATCCAACAAAACAaggaattttatttaaaaagagtagatatttaaaagaatGGAGAAATCgattttttgtaattgaagaagatattttatattattttgatattgaaaaaggtaataatagtaataaaccAATTGGTACACCATTAggtattttcaatttattaaattgttcaTTCACATTGATAACCAATGAAAAACGTTCACCATTagtatttaaaattcaaGAAGAGAATGGAACCAATaaagattataaaaattgtttaatttcatGTGAATCAGCAGAGGAGTTTAATCAATGGTTTCAATTATTACCTCAAATTAAACAAACTATGGATAGAAAGAAAGATTTAGTTATAAAGTTACAAGCATTGAGTAGAAAGAAACTTCAACAAAAGaaatatcaacaattgaAAGAATCAGCATTAACCATTCAAAGATTTTATCATCTATATGAGGGTGAAAGAAAATTGGCAcgttttattttcaatgttATTAAAGTTCAATCGTATGCACGTTGTTTCATTGATAGAAtgagatataaaaaaatcaaagagGAGATAATGGTAATTCAAAGCCATTTTCAAGTGATTAAAGCAAAGAATAGATtggaaaaagaatttatgaGAAGAAGAATAGCTCAAGAGTTATTATCAACAGAGAAGTCCTATgtttataatttgaaattaattattgatattttcaTTAGACCcctaattaatttcaattcaattgaaCAACGTGTTTTATCAGTTTCAGAGATTTCAGGTGTATTTGGTAATTGGGAGAGACTTTATAAGATTAATTCAGATCTATTGGTATTGATTCAATGTAAATTGGATAATTGGAGTATCGATCAAACCATTGGTGATCTATTCATTGAGAATACAGATTCACTATTTGAGTATACTCCATACGTTACAAACTATGATCACTCTAGGAAATTATTGGCAAAGTTGACCAGTGGTAATACAAATTTTAGAAACTTTTTAGATGCAGCTCAACGTGATAAACGTTCAAAGTATTTGGATATCTCAAGTTTCTTAATTCAACCAATTCAACGTTTACCACGTTATGAACTTTTACTTAGAGATCTTTTAAAGTCAACCTCTACTCTACATAAAGATCATAAATATCTTTCAAAAGGTAtagttaaaattaaagagatAACAATGTATGTAAATGATCAACAAAAGGAGAGAGAAAATCTATCACAagtaattcaaattcaaaaagagTTAATTATggataatataaaattatccTTCTCTTCTGCAACTCGTTTAATTAGAGAAGGTGAAATTAAAgtttcaaagaaaaaaacttGGAATTATATGTATCTTTTCAATAGTCAATTGGTTATCATTCAAAAGAAAgatgataaaaaattagttaaaGAAGTAATTCAATTGGAACAATTAGGTATTAGAGATGATAATagcagtagtagtaataCAATTACAAATGATTCTGGTACtgatcttttaaataattcttcaaataatttattattattatcatcaacaatATCTTCACCTGATTTATCAAGTAGTGGTACTAATGCCATAAATACAAGTTCTCAAGCTTTACCAATTGGTACCATtggtaataaattcaaattaataatttcttcaaaaactgaaatatctttatattttgatactcctgaagaaaaaaataattggtttGCTGATATTGCTATCACTCTTAATCGTTTAGAAActcaaaagaaaaattttgaaaaatcaattaatcttcaaacaattaattag
- the mhsp70 gene encoding hypothetical protein (mitochondrial Hsp70 precursor): protein MLRSLKALKLNSLNAQKGIRQFCSDSKISGQVIGIDLGTTNSCVAVMQGAEARVLENAEGGRTTPSVVAFTEDNQKIVGLPAKRQMVTNAENTLFATKRLIGRRFDDPMTKKDMTMVPYKIVKGPNGDAWFEVKGKMISPSEAGAMVLQKMKETAETNLGGPVTDAVITVPAYFDDSQRQATRDAGTIAGLKVQRIINEPTAAALAYGFKKDEPKTVAVYDLGGGTFDISILEIVGGVFEVRATNGDTFLGGEDFDNALLEHFVAEFKKEKGIDLTKDTMATQRLREAAEKAKCELSSTLTTEINLPYISAGPSGPVHFNMKLTRSKFEQLVADLIQRTIGPCNICLKDAGLSTSEINEVILVGGMTRMPKVQELAKSTFNKEPFKGVNPDEAVAVGAAIQGGVLKGDTKGIVLVDVTPLSLGIETLGGVFTRLIKKNTNIPASKTDTFSTAADGQSEVEIKVFQGEREMAVDNKLLAKFTLFGLPPLPKGVPQIEVTFDIDVNGMLQVIAKDKATGKAQQVRIQTSGGLSKDDIARILKESEANAEVDRKRKELVEARNNGESVVYQVEKDLVEFKDYLSQPQTEEIKKAVQAVRDVLAKEDGSAIEAEIKKLHDLTRSSFETAYKAKLDSSASKSSSTENKENKDNTTEAEFTEKK, encoded by the exons atgttAAGATCATTAAAAGCTTTAAAACTTAACAGTTTAAAT GCCCAAAAAGGTATTCGTCAATTCTGTTCAGATTCTAAAATCTCTGGTCAAGttattggtattgatttaGGTACAACCAATTCTTGTGTTGCTGTTATGCAAGGTGCTGAAGCCCGTGTTTTAGAAAATGCTGAAGGTGGTCGTACCACTCCATCAGTTGTTGCCTTCACTGAAGACAACCAAAAAATCGTTGGTTTACCAGCTAAAAGACAA atggTTACAAATGCTGAAAATACATTATTTGCTACTAAACGTTTAATTGGTCGTAGATTTGATGATCCAATGACTAAAAAAGATATGACAATGGTACCATATAAGATTGTTAAAGGTCCAAATGGTGATGCATGGTTTGAAGTTAAAGGTAAAATGATTTCACCATCAGAAGCAGGTGCTATGGTTTTACAAAAGATGAAAGAAACCGCCGAAACCAATTTAGGTGGCCCAGTTACAGATGCTGTTATTACCGTTCCAGCATACTTTGATGATAGTCAACGTCAAGCCACTCGTGATGCAGGTACAATTGCAGGTTTAAAAGTACAACGTATTATTAACGAACCAACTGCCGCTGCTTTAGCCTATGGTTTCAAGAAAGACGAACCAAAGACTGTTGCCGTCTATGATTTAGGTGGTGGTACATTTGATATTTCCATTTTAGAGATTGTTGGTGGTGTATTTGAAGTACGTGCAACTAATGGTGATACATTTTTAGGTGGTGAAGATTTTGATAACGCTTTACTCGAACACTTTGTTGCTGAATTCAAAAAGGAAAAGGGTATCGATTTAACTAAAGACACCATGGCTACTCAACGTTTAAGAGAAGCCGCTGAAAAAGCCAAATGTGAACTCTCCTCAACTTTAACCACCGAAATCAATCTTCCATATATTAGTGCCGGTCCATCTGGTCCAGTCCATTTCAATATGAAATTAACTCGTAGTAAATTTGAACAATTGGTTGCTGACCTCATTCAACGTACCATTGGTCCATGTAACATTTGTCTCAAGGATGCCGGTTTAAGCACCAGTGAAATCAATGAAGTCATTTTAGTCGGTGGTATGACTCGTATGCCAAAAGTACAAGAATTAGCCAAGAGCACTTTCAATAAAGAACCATTCAAAGGTGTTAACCCAGATGAAGCTGTCGCCGTCGGTGCTGCCATTCAAGGTGGTGTCCTCAAAGGTGATACCAAAGGTATCGTTTTAGTTGATGTTACCCCACTCTCATTGGGTATTGAAACTTTAGGTGGTGTCTTTACTCGTTTAATCAAGAAAAATACTAATATTCCAGCCTCAAAGACTGATACTTTCTCAACTGCTGCCGATGGTCAATCTGAAGTAGAAATTAAAGTTTTCCAAGGTGAAAGAGAAATGGCCGTCGACAATAAACTCCTCGCCAAATTCACTTTATTCGGTCTCCCACCATTACCAAAAGGTGTCCCACAAATTGAAGTTACCTTTGATATTGATGTCAATGGTATGTTACAAGTTATTGCTAAAGATAAAGCTACCGGTAAAGCTCAACAAGTTAGAATTCAAACCAGTGGTGGTTTAAGCAAAGATGATATCGCTCGTATCCTTAAAGAATCTGAAGCCAACGCTGAAGTTGATCGTAAACGTAAAGAATTAGTTGAAGCCAGAAACAATGGTGAATCCGTTGTATACCAAgttgaaaaagatttagtTGAATTCAAAGATTACCTCTCTCAACCACAAactgaagaaattaaaaaagcaGTCCAAGCCGTTCGTGATGTCCTTGCCAAAGAAGATGGTTCAGCCATTGAAgctgaaattaaaaaattacacGATTTAACTCGTTCATCTTTTGAAACTGCCTACAAAGCTAAACTCGATTCATCTGCAAGCAAATCTTCATCaactgaaaataaagaaaacaaaGATAACACCACTGAAGCTGAATTCActgaaaagaaataa
- a CDS encoding hypothetical protein (Similar to unknown protein YycE of Bacillus subtilis) has product MNKNSIIRIARPTDNLDLIKNQYLNGLGFKLLFQFEDHEGFDGIIIGHENQLYHLEFTHHRGVIVGKSPTKDHLLAFYIPNEDEYNNQCKKMLDAGFIKTISYNPYWDYNGSTYEDIDGYRIVLAKISYGEDH; this is encoded by the coding sequence atgaataaaaattcaattattcgTATTGCAAGACCAACAGataatttagatttaatcaaaaatcaatatttaaatggattaggatttaaactattatttcaatttgaaGATCATGAAGGATTTGATGGTATAATTATTGGAcatgaaaatcaattatacCATTTAGAATTTACTCATCATCGTGGTGTTATTGTTGGAAAATCACCAACTAAAGATCATTTATTAGCATTTTACATTCCAAATGAAGAtgaatataataatcaatgtaaaaaaatgttagatgcaggttttattaaaactatatCTTACAATCCATATTGGGATTATAATGGATCAACCTATGAGGATATTGATGGATATCGTATTGTTTTGGCTAAAATTTCATATGGTGAAGaccattaa
- a CDS encoding hypothetical protein (Similar to Plasmodium falciparum (Isolate 3D7). Hypothetical 111.5 kDa protein): MNKNNNIEIKLNYIVFIDIQPYLLYNETFKRILEISLLNKSIFKSTQQIITHQQQLIKFYPSINSIFKYINCFADINFNYDENEFEDSENEDNCKENHYNNVNVDGQNNDDDDDNENYKYKLIQYKDIENLYCKSKDENCLCGIKKFLIENLGSNNKLKHVTLVNGIFAKSLALDPSCNGFFKFNKLILNWDRKEFPWSIPYENEDYANIKLESDFEYSFDYLNRYKPKEIKINTVKGKMKLHITKLNNILKCDSIEKIQFTQHDTPSSFLQHIVSYKSIVPPPPSPPLIKSLTIRLCINDTVYWEDFKNNKNYCSSEIVGKIFKDCQFQSNTTLKELILLETLKYSEIKKNPTYLLESLIGNKSLTTLGLQVFKLWDECFEWKSRELLIPRELKHSLDEVSKYSKTLSPLLKIPTITTLHCDFNSLLSFLQHCNENSNIKTLIVTKGPYEDKTNSNRYSPTLTNDELEFISNFFKQNKSLQVFGLRKIYFDQLLTIFNNSFSKLIIKFI; encoded by the coding sequence atgaataaaaataataatattgaaataaaattaaattatattgttTTCATTGATATACAaccatatttattatataatgaaACATTTAAAAGGATATTAGAAAttagtttattaaataaatcaatatttaaatcaacacaacaaataataacccatcaacaacaattaataaaattttatccaTCTATTAATagtatatttaaatatataaattgttttgcagatataaattttaactatgatgaaaatgaatttgaagatagtgaaaatgaagataattgtaaagaaaatcattataataatgTCAATGTCGATGGtcaaaataatgatgatgatgatgataatgaaaactataaatataaattaattcaatataaAGATATAGAAAATTTATATTGTAAAAGTAAAGATGAAAATTGTTTAtgtggaataaaaaaatttttaattgaaaatttaggtagtaataataaattaaaacacgTTACATTGGTAAATGGAATTTTTGCGAAATCACTTGCACTTGACCCATCATGtaatggtttttttaaatttaataaacttaTTTTAAATTGGGATCGCAAAGAATTCCCTTGGTCAATTCcatatgaaaatgaagattaTGCTAATATAAAACTTGAAAGTGATTTTGAATATTCATtcgattatttaaatagatataaaccaaaagaaattaaaatcaatacaGTAAAGGgtaaaatgaaattacatataactaaattaaataacattttaaagtgtgattcaattgaaaaaattcaattcacCCAACACGATACTCCATCATCATTCTTACAACATATTGTATCCTATAAATCAAttgtaccaccaccaccatcaccaccattaattaaatcattaacaaTTAGATTATGCATTAATGATACAGTTTATTGggaagattttaaaaataataaaaactattgTTCAAGTGAAATCGTtggtaaaatatttaaagattgTCAATTTCAATCAAATACAACATTAAaggaattaatattattagagactttaaaatattcagaaattaaaaagaatccAACTTATTTATTAGAATcattaattggtaataaatcattaacaaCATTAGGTTTACAAGTATTTAAACTTTGGGATGAATGTTTTGAATGGAAGTCTCGAGAACTTTTAATTCCTAGAGAATTGAAACACTCTCTTGATGAAGTTTCAAAATATTCTAAAACTCTATCACCTCTATTGAAAAtaccaacaattacaacattacattgtgattttaattcattattatcattccTTCAACATTgtaatgaaaattcaaatattaaaactttaatagTAACAAAAGGTCCATATGAAGATAAAACCAATTCAAATAGATATAGTCCAACATTAACAAATGATGAACttgaatttatttcaaatttttttaaacaaaataaatctttacaAGTTTTTGGATTAAGAAAGATATATtttgatcaattattaacaatatttaataatagttttagtaaattaattataaaattcatttaa